A DNA window from Pseudomonas resinovorans NBRC 106553 contains the following coding sequences:
- a CDS encoding sigma-54-dependent Fis family transcriptional regulator, which yields MSLLTHPNARELTKSVRATVLVFKDPRSQELLSRIERVAPSEANALIIGETGTGKELVARHIHHLSRRSKEPFVAVNCGAFAETLVESELFGHEKGAFTGATSSKAGWFEAANGGTLFLDEIGDLPLSMQVKLLRVLQEREVVRLGSRTPIPINVRLVAATNVNLADAVVAGHFREDLFYRLHVATLRLPPLRERPGDILPLAEFFIQEHCQRLGYNRASLTSDAERALLAHSWPGNIRELENAIHHALLVCRNEQVQPGDLHLLDMRPQVPRHEERLAGPTASVTGPAALDAVLNELFEKNLPDLYEYIEETIFRSAYRFCHGNQLQTGRLLGISRNIVRARLEKIGELG from the coding sequence ATGTCACTGCTCACTCACCCCAATGCCCGCGAGCTGACCAAGTCGGTCCGCGCGACCGTGCTGGTTTTCAAGGACCCGCGCTCCCAGGAGCTGCTCAGCCGGATCGAGCGAGTAGCGCCCAGTGAGGCCAATGCGCTGATCATCGGCGAGACCGGCACCGGCAAGGAGCTGGTCGCCCGGCATATCCACCACCTCAGCCGCCGCAGCAAGGAACCCTTCGTGGCGGTCAACTGCGGCGCCTTCGCCGAGACCCTGGTGGAAAGCGAACTGTTCGGCCACGAGAAGGGCGCGTTCACCGGCGCCACCAGCAGCAAGGCCGGTTGGTTCGAGGCCGCCAATGGCGGCACGCTGTTCCTCGATGAAATCGGCGACCTGCCGCTGTCCATGCAGGTGAAACTGCTGCGCGTGCTGCAGGAGCGCGAAGTGGTGCGCCTGGGCTCGCGTACGCCGATCCCCATCAATGTGCGGCTGGTGGCGGCCACCAACGTCAACCTGGCCGATGCCGTGGTGGCCGGGCACTTCCGCGAGGACCTGTTCTACCGCCTGCACGTGGCGACCCTGCGCCTGCCGCCGCTGCGCGAACGGCCGGGGGACATCCTGCCGCTTGCCGAATTCTTCATCCAGGAGCACTGCCAGCGCCTGGGCTACAACCGCGCCAGCCTGACCTCGGACGCCGAGCGTGCGCTGCTGGCCCACAGTTGGCCGGGCAACATCCGCGAGCTGGAGAACGCCATCCACCACGCACTGCTGGTGTGCCGCAACGAGCAGGTACAGCCCGGCGACCTGCACCTGCTGGACATGCGCCCCCAGGTCCCGCGCCACGAGGAACGCCTTGCAGGACCGACAGCCAGCGTGACGGGGCCCGCAGCCCTCGATGCGGTGCTCAACGAGCTGTTCGAGAAGAACCTGCCGGACCTCTACGAGTACATCGAGGAAACCATCTTCCGTTCCGCCTACCGGTTCTGCCACGGCAACCAGCTGCAGACAGGCCGGCTGCTGGGCATCAGCCGCAACATCGTGAGGGCGAGGCTGGAGAAGATCGGCGAGTTGGGTTGA